The window gtgaagtCCAACCTCaacaacaaatccatctcatattatcaatatcgtccatccacttttgtgtttaacatcaattgatcaaattgcattcatgtttatttttccgtactttatattcaaaaaccctaaaatattgctcttatagtcttgattggttaagcaaaagcacaacagtttagtgccttgagtctcttgggaaaacgatacttggacttaccattttattattacttgatacgatctggtatacttgccaagggcttaacaagttttttgcgccgttgttggggactcatggtataactattctatgtgtgtgattcttaaccgattagactttctatctttctatctcttaatctatctttttgtttttatctttctgtttttatttttttatctttatttaaaaaaatgaaaaaaaatatctttttctgtttttatttttctatttttatctttctgttaaaaaaaaccttttttctgtttttatctttctgtttttatttttctctttatttaaaaaaaatgaaaataaaataaaataatatatttttcttattcttctccttattctattcctcattcttctcctcatctttctatctatttttctttctatctttttatttttatctttctattttactgtttttatttttgggctaattttgtgctctagtgctgtgttctttagtatgtgcaggataaaatttgtactaggagcacaagatcatcaggaggcagataaggaaggagaattggttcaccaacaccttgatgtgaaaagtgacaaacccaaacctgacataccaatgaaatttcaaaataggttatgggttgtcaagactatcaaagcaaacaagagctcttgagattgagaatGCTTAGAGTTTGTGACAAGGAAATTTtcgagattttgttggtgtcgtgaaggaaagaagaacgccaacatagaatatcaacacctactgatgggtgtttgggctttactaggtcaagctaatgacgttaaataAGCATTTACTAATGAATGCTTCtaggataacatctactgagggatgctagaagatttaggtatctactgaaggatacaggaaggtacacctactgatgggtgacggtaaggtttgcacctactgatgggtgctagaaagattttgggtcaggctcgtgacgttaaacaagcactacctgggaggcaacccagttgattgatttattttttcatgttttaattcTTGTTCTAGTCGCATATGTGAGTTAAGTGATTGggaattacataaaaattaaattttgaaagttgaattcgaaggtttaaagggttaaaacgttttaaacaaagaaaaaaagagaggggTGTAAACCGCGCACACCGCCAAGCGGTGAACTCACCTTCACCGCTGGGCGATGGCGTTGCTGTGAGGTATATGcgttttaaaaagattatttgatttttttttctctacctCTTAGGGCTCGCCCAAGCACTCTCTAACAGACCAtgacttctctttcactttcaaaaacTCTTCCAAAGCTTTCCCATCACTTCTTATACCATCCTCTCTCttgaaaacccaatttttatccatttttgcatccaagtttggggttttgtgagAGCACAACTATTTGGGGTTGATTCCTTCACTTTCATTGGGAGAAGTTCTACTAACGTTTAATGAGATTCCTTgtggttttgtgaattgtacTTGATGCAGGGATgtcctcctcctcatcaagAAAGAGGATCAAGACTGTGGGAACAAGAGGAAGAAATCAGagttggagcagctgaagctccatcCATGGAGGAAGATGTTGAGGATGACGATTTTGAAAACGGAGATGAGataacatttactgatggatgctatctgGACTAGAACAagattttctatcttttgtttttgtatttattggTTTTTGTTTAGTATTGTAggattgatgtacttggttggacaTTATATTtgatgcagtggtttgatattgatatttttgtatgatgggtattgcttgatgatgctttgatattgatgatgttgagaatgTGCACTATATGTTGATATATAGGTGGTGTACgcaagctatgtgaacagatgcattgtggttttgtgattgtgattatgagacTAAGCAGGgtatgtgattgaatgattggaataagcttgtgtgaggtttttAGCTCTAGAgtatttgttgatatatttgctatctactggaagcatgaatgattttgcttgaatttctgtgattgattgaattgcatgtatgtgtcatatgatcaaggccgtttTTGAAAAGCCCTTTTCTAGCCAAAAGTTTTGTCCCACATGAAAAAGGAACATcatatgttctaccctttttgaacctaagccttaagcAATGTGAAAACCCATGCTTTGAAATtctttgccttgagttaggttgagaaatattttgtggtattgttaaaggttcaagtttggggttgttgggagaattgaaaaagaaaagaaaagttaggcattgagcttgtgagttgaaaagaaaatgcatgagaaaagatgaaaaagatagaaaaagcaaagcatgaaaagaaaagctcaatgcaaaaaaaaggaaagttgggaatgagtgagattggtaaaaaaagagtttgtgcttgaactatgaatgtatagataactctcttaactcaagggttttgtgatctagaaaaacaaattttccttgttagcccaaccacattataagccttgaaaaagtccttgtgatgacctGTGTTTGTGATGATGTTTAATTATGGtaaatgaaagacaattttgttctatgtgacatgtggatagtagagggaaggagtggcctttatacacctttgagtgaaacactattgagagattgagtgaaacactttatctggtgaggaatgattccatgaattcatgattacatctatacttagctaattgatcattcatgagaataacatctattggaatattatgtgattatgtgaacaccatgatgagtaaattgaatcaaagcatgtgaacatcttgactaaattcaattgatgaattgatttgagtgattacctATCTTGAATGAAAGagcttttgaatgtgattgaaccattgtgatgatttgtggaagactaagtttcatcttgtttgcttgaggaaaagcaaagtttcaagtttggggttaggataacgattgaaaaaccattatttttatacttaattttgatatcaaatgcaccccgttaatttagaaacttgcttggaatcatgatttttctttagttttgtgaataaaagagttgaggacatgttttatgattttatcaataaattcccttgattttgtaggtttctggaatgatttgaaagaaaggttgaagtatatagggttgcagtgcagaaaagtcaaatagaatgcagaaaagtcaaccagaaaagtcaaccagtcaaccaaaaaagtcaaccagttgaccagaatgttgaGCAGAGTGTTGAGCGGCAGTTTTAGGCGCTGAGCGTCGTTTTTGAGCGTTGAGCGCTGGGGacgtgggcttggacctgttttcagtgatttttatgatctgtttgggcttgaactattttcttttatttttatgccctatttaaaggccaaagtgtgttagggtttgtatcttttgatggcttaggcacaaaaacacacttttcaccccctttgggggtagatttggagatggtgacaactctccttctctcctctttagggtttttatcttcattctttcattccattcacctagtttctccatgacgatggggaactaaaccttatatgttattggggaagatgtaacctctaaactcttttgtatttgaattaattctttttattgatatatgctttacttcattaattgttagagttttcctATTtgctctatgcatgctttgtttaacttattcaattgcatgatcattgattttgtcgacaTGGGAACATGTGGGGAAATATAGAACTTcggaaattctcccaaaggtagtattgcctagacataggaatatgtGGGAATATGAGGATTGGTTGCATATACACTCTTGTGcttcaaaattaattactagggatgctaggaatcgtatgaactcgtagttaaggataggctttcttacCGGTGANAGAGGtattaagtgttttagagagtgacattaacattaatgaagaagaggaattcttatatgcatgagagtgattaggtgaagtCCAACCTCaacaacaaatccatctcatattatcaatatcgtccatccacttttgtgtttaacctcaattgatcaaattgcattcatgtttatttttccgtactttatattcaaaaacccccaaatattgttcttatagtcttgattggttaagcaaaagcacaaaagtttagtgccttgagtctcttgggaaaacgatacttggacttaccattttattattacttgatacgatctggtacacttgccaagggctTAACAACTTTTCAACCATTGGTATGCCCACGATTTGttctttgaaactcttctttgtATCTTGAGTCATGATCATAAAACAAGATGTTCATTTGTTACTTCCCTGAGTTTTTTAGCCGAGCTCAATTTCACACCATCATCATCTGGAAAAAAAATCTTCTATTGCCCACACAAGATCAGAATATGATTGACAATAAACTAATCCATTCCAAGAATGACATCTAGGTCCTAAAGAGGAAAGCATATCAGATTTGTTATGAACTTGAGTCTTGCAAATACGATCGAGCATCCAACCCAAAGCGAACTAGTCGAGACCCGATCCGATGTTGGAGTAAAACCATTAGTTCACAATGAAAATTGCCTACCAACAACTTACGATTCTTTGCACAATATAACGACACAAACAAATGTGTAGGTACAAAATCGAAAACGACATTCAcccatttttcatataataaacaAGTTAACACATAACAATTATACAAAAAGAGAATAAACAACATAAGCATAACAAGCTCACTACTCAAGgtctcaaatttatttttgaaaacctaAATTTGATGCCAAAATGTAACACCTTTTGGGATGTTACTAAAAAGCTTTAAAAATTTTGTGCATCTactaaatgtaattatttttcatcataaaataaaacattaaaacattcatttatttcataaataaatgttccattttgtaaaatttattccAATAATAAGACATTTAGGAATAGTCAATAATTAATGCTTATCTAGAATACATCCGAAATATGGTCATATTGAGTGTAGGTCAGTTAGAAGATGTCTTACGGTATCTAAACTTAGGTTGTTCGACTCATATGACTAAGTATGTTCCTAACGCAATCCCCATGCTCCTTACTATTATGCATCTAAACCTTCATCTGCAACATTATCTGCTCGCGTATAACATAAGTTGTAATACCCATTTCAAGATGCCACATGTAGTTTATAAAACCTTCATTAACTTAAGAAAATCACAAACTCTGATACCACCGCGAAatagtgaaataaaaaagattatttaattgCTGCGAATCCATGAACGTGCATTCTTCCTTAGCATTAATTTAGGTAGTTAGTTTCATTGCATCTCAGAGGAGCAGAAGAGCaagaaaagtgagaaagaagaagacaaaaaaaGTTGCAACATTGCAGGAAAAACagaggagaaaaaagaaaaaatgtaggGAGTTAACTTCGTTTATGCCAACTTAATGGAAGGGATCTAATTGAtacaatttatactattttgggataaaataaaagcatttttAAAACTGGATACTAAACAGAGATTCACCTCTTAACACGGGGACGAAGTAAGCATTTAAGccttttaacaattaaaatagttttataccCATCACATCATTCAAAACTCTGATAAACTTTTCCTTCAAATCCCTTCATTCATCCTTTAATATCCCTTAATCCAAACAACAATGCAATCCTCCCTCCAGCCTTCAAATCCATCCGCTCATCTTTAAATCCACTCTATAATCTAAACACTACCTTATGCATTAATCCAATGCTCAAGCTCAGGAGATCAATGCACATGTGCTATCAAACCTGATAACCTTAAACTCTCAAAATTGATAACAATGACTCCTTTGCTTAACCAACCACTTATTCAAGTCAGTGTAATGTCCAAGACCGAATACTATGACCAACAAGTCcttaaatacattattaatcTTGGATAACTCGGTATAAATAGATGACTAAGGTGAGATATTTATTGTTCTTATACATAAGCATTTATAATTGGCTAAAAGCCAAACCGATTTGATcgtctttatatttgtttaaatattaccAATCAAACAGAAAACACTAAAGTTTGGAAAGTGTTTCGCCCTACACCTCCAAAAGTTTCACCCTGCATCtccgattttttttttaaatacctATAATGTCTTCCATTAAGACgtgattaatttttaataaaagcagAAAATCTTTTGACTAGATTCTTTCACCTAGGATTCTCAATCtctattaaaaatagttttaagatatataattagtttttaatgaaatattaagattttataaatatgaatatttgacttaattaaattaattatgaattaaataattttgtttgtaaatatttaatatttatttcaaattatttaaatgaattaataatacttaacactacttaaaaagtatttaaaacttttcatatcattttaaaataaacttatcaattttagataaattttttccttcataaataaaattaattcatacaaattatctacttaaacattaaacatttacaaataatataataaaacattttaaaatagtctaataaatatttacaaataatataattaaaaagctataaaaaaaagtatattgaatatgaaaatctgaaaagaaaaacattggaTATTGAGATTTGATTCAAGAAGAATCAAATTTCGagatcttttgttttttcattcgaattttcttattctatagaatgttttttataataataacttttatagattttttatttatgaacatTAAGCATACGATTTATTAGtttcatttattattgaattttttaatttttcagcacaaatcaaaataacaaacaCGACACATATACTAactttaaatatgataataagaTTATAAATGAGTAATAATGATActtaataatatagttattatcaCCAAACCTTAATTAAGGGACAAATCTAAAATTTAGAAGTGCAGAGTAAAACTCTTGAaagtgtaggatgaaacacccaaGTTTCAAAGCAGCAGACAGCCCAAAAGACCCAGAGATTTACACGTTTCATGTCATTGTGAATCTATTTGTCTTTGGATCACCAAATCAAATTGCAACACttataatgttttgaaaacaTAATCCAGCTCGTTGTTGATAATTTCTTAGATCCAATGGTTTGAAGGGTATACTTAAAAAATGGTGTGCACAAATCAAACCTAGTtaccaattatatatatatatatatatatatatatatatatatatatatatatatatatatatatatatatatatatatatatatatcataataaaaacaacTGATGTATAAAAGTTTGTCCAAGGAGCACTTATCATTCAAATATGTCAGGATGTGTTTATTTGAGAGTGATTGGAGGTGATTggaggtgattgggggagagtgattgagtgaatttgagagtaatttttgttgttgtttatttgagtgaatttgaaggtaaacgagagtgaattttgaaataaaatttgtaagaattggTGTaagatttagtttatttgacaaattaaaaaaatttacttcaaaattcactctcgtttacctccaaattcactcaaataaacaacaaaaaattttatcctcaaatccactcaatcactctcttcCAATCACCTCCGATCACCCCCTGAGTAAACACACCCTCAGTGTCCTTATCTCTTTTGAATAAAAGGTTTACTTCAAAcacatgaaatatatattatccgTGATTCAACTCCAAAGGCAGTTTAATGGTCTATGAGAGTAGTTCATGATACTTGCCACCATTTGCAAGAGAGTTgctgatgaaagaatggaacgAAACACATTTCTTCATAAGcacatataaaaaatgaaacaaacttctttcttttaaaaatataattaatttatgtacaggttataacttatttaattaattccaAATTTTAGAAAAGCTTATTTATGCCTGAGCAATTTCTGATGTCATTTCCACCACAAAATACTGATGTCATTTCTAACATAGTCAATAGGCTCAACTGCAGAGATCACAGAAGACAAACTGTAAAAGAAGCACCTAACTAACTAAGCAAGCCGAGCAAGAATGTCTACAAGCTTAACCACCTTATTCCGCGACATCTATCAACATGACAGTGTGCACTTGACCACGAAAATAAAGAACAgacaatataaaaacaaatttaggaACATAATATTCACTACGCAGTTGGTTGTGGCACAAGCTCTGATATGGCAGGATAAGAagtttcttgttcttctttctgCAATACACCATGTTGCAGTTGATGTGGCTGTTCTCCTTGCCAGTTCCAAACAATGTCCTTAAGTGCAGGCCTTACTTCCTGATTCAAAAGTTTCTGGTACTCCAATGTATCTCCACTAGACTTTTTTAACTCCACAAGATGGAAAACTGGGGTGATCTCAAAAATCTCAGCATCAATACCCAAAGGCCCTTTTCTGCCTACCTTAGAACCTTCCAACTTGAACAAACCTCCATCTTTCTTCTTGAGCTTCAACCGCAGCCGCTTGCAGATGTCTTCCAACTTGGAGATGATAATGGAGGCTGGCTTGTCAGATGTAAATCGTGCTTCTTTCTTTCGATCAGTCTCCTCAAACAAACCAGACAAGTCAAAACCTGAGGAATAGGAGATGATGTCAAAGGCATTTAGATTACAGGGTTTTGAGTTTTTTGCTGGTTCAATAGGATCTCCGTTCTCACAAAAACCAAATAGTCCATCGGTATCCAGAGGGGATAGTTCTTCGTCTTTGTTCTGAGTAATGTTGGGCTTCTGTAACCCCTTTCTGAACCAAGAACTTTCCATAATTTTTGCCATTGATATCCTAGTCTTCGGGTTTGGATCCAAGATTTTTGACAGCAGTCTGCGCACATCTGGTGCAAACCAGTTAGGAAATTTGAATTCTCCCTTGCCAATCTTCCTGTACATCTCCATCAGATTTGGATCTCTAAATGGAAGAAAACCAGCTAATAGAACATACAAAATCACCCCACATGACCATATGTCAGCTTTGGCTCCATCATAACCCCTTCTGTTTATCACTTCTGGAGCAACATAGGCAGGGGTACCACATGTGGTATGGAGTAACCCATCTTGGTGCTTAGTTTCAGCCAGGGCACTTAACCCGAAATCTGAGACCTTCAAATTCCCATCTTCATCCAGTAGAAGATTTTCTGGTTTCAGATCGCGATGACACACACCTCTGCTATGGCAGTAGTCTACAGCACTGATCAACTGCTGAAAATATCTCCTAGCATCATCCTGGTTGAGCTTTCCTTTGGATACCTTGTCAAATAGCTCACCGCCTTTTACATACTCCATGACAAAGTAAATTTTGGTTTTGCTGGCCATTACCTCATAAAGCTCAACCACATGTGGATGCCTGATTAGTCTCATCACTGAAATTTCACGCTTAATCTGTTCAATCATCCCAACTTTCAGAATCTTCtctttatcaataatttttatggCCACACTCATGCCAGTAATGAGGTTCCTAGCATGGTAAACCTTTGCAAAAGTTCCTTGGCCTAATAATCTCCCTAGTTCATATCGTTGCATAAGCACACCTCCTTTTTGCTCCATTTCTACACACACTTTTAGCGTAAAGAATGCTAATATCACTAGCACGTACAGGCAATCACTTTGCCAGAAGCAGGAAAGTGCTACTCAAGAAATTCAAAGCTCAACCGTCTTCACAGTCATAGTATTTTGAGATTGTACAATGGCTGAGATTTCTAGGCACCTCAGTTGCTTGAGCGAGAAATAGATACAAGCAATGGACTAAACATCCAATGTCATCAGGATTGAATGAGGGAAGCTCAGATAGAGGCACGAATTCATTAGCCTCGATGAAGGAAATTTTAACCATCAAACACATCTTTCAGCATTCCCTGATATTGGTGATGACACCAGAGAAGACTGAAGAATACGGTCTTATCAGAAAGCTTGAAGAATAATTAAGGAATGAAGTAGCACCTAGTTTAGCCTTCCAATTACCCAGCAGCAGGAAACACACACCTGaaagaatgataaaaatttaataagaaaagtcgAAGAATCTAATCTACCAAATGAGTTTCATAAAACTTTTACAAACATAACCagtaaaacaatttttgtaaCTTCTTTCCAAGTTTTGATCATACTTAAGCAGGACTGATTCCAAAGACAGTATTTAGCACATCAAATACAGTTCTCTCAAGTAGTCTAGTTGTTTCGCAACAGAAAACTATAACAAGTTTAAACAAATGAAAGACATATAAGATGTTAAAATCTAACAATAAATCCAAACAAGATATGACAATTCATTATGCaaaagaaatacaatttaatCAAGTAATCAATCAGCTGATGACAGAAGCACGCAGTCAATACTACACAACGCAGCAATAATGAACTTGAGATTCATAAAAAGGACTATGCAAAACCTGTATCCTGTtttcaatttctcaaacaaatcaAGTCATTTACACTCAAGTTCTCAAGTTAATATTCtaaaagtaaaacacttaattgTTAATTGAGAAGGAAAAGGAAATTCAAGAAGGTTTGAAACAGGCAAGTATAACTATAACTTGGTTGGGACCGTTTCCACAAACATGTGATTCCACTTTCCACTACCTAACATCCGCAATCAATCTACCAATTTTCACGCTTGTGTCACATGTGACTAAGTCCTTGTTTCTACAAATTGGCAACAAAATCttctagaagaaaagaattagaaaaaaaaatatagacaaAAATTGCCCATTAGccattaagagaaaaaaaaacagagataCAGAGGTAAACACAGGTTAACCCTTCAAAACAACAAGCATCCTCTACCAGAAATTCggttttaaaatacaatatctTCCTACAATTTATTTGTGACAAAccatttgttatttttcaaaatttgacgGACATGCACTTAGATCCTCTCAAGTTACACAAAAcaataagtttttttcttttatatcagtACACAAAAACCAAGTTTAATAAACAATGCACGAGTTATAAGTAGCTTTGTGTCTTCTTCGGCATGAAATATATGGCGTGTTTGCAAATCAGTTGAGAAAAAAGAAGTCATGGTTTATATGTAGAAGCTATAACCAGCAGCTTCTTAAGAAACCACTATCAAAACGTAGAAAATCAGATCCTTAATTGAAATCAAACAGCTGATAGGGTATATCTCAGAAGCACAAAATAAAATCCCTCACAACCATGATGACCGACTTTTCTCATGACGAAAACAGTCCGAAAAGAcacagaaaatgagaaaaaccaCTTTAAACCCcagaacaagaaaataaaaaattttcaaactttcagtcgataatgaatcaaaatttcaaaatttcaaacaagaaTGAAGATCTAAAAATAACccagaaaaataaagaagaaaatcgaAATGGGTGATCTGAATTTACCTGAAAGATGATTACAGatgatttttctctctctttttttcctttgtttgttttggttttttgggTGCCAGCAAGGAGACGAAGGATGGTGATGATGGAGGCGTTATAACAAAGAATGAGAAGGAAAAAGACAGATTAGTTGCTGTCAAGTTAACAAAGAGTATCATAGAATATTCTAACACCTTCTAGTTTTAACAGTTGTTTCTTACTCACATTAGCAAGAAACAggcaaaaaaaatatgaaacatgTATTCAATAATTACTTACTATGTttctaaaagaaagtaaaatatttattacatttaataataaaattgtcataTGAAAATTATGATCAATTATATAGTTGCATATTATGAATTTCGATAATACAAGTGAAAACGAGTAGACTTCGTTAGATTTATGAGAACAAAATTTTCCtctaataaaatcatatataataattattttgtttcaaaattcaaacattATACAAGTGAAATTCtatcaaattgtataaatattaaaaataaaaaattgtaatcacGTAAAACCTCAACACTCGTTACGTTTTTAATCCATATGTATTGTGATTGAATCTGATTTCCCTcttaaataatatgatatgatttgaattttcttttaatagttgatttttttccttttattctcataatttcaaatacaaatttaataaatatatcctgcaaaaaaaatagattttaatgcATTAATATACTTACATAAgatacattaaatatataaacaggctctttaataatataaaaagagtaTGGTTCTCGTTATAGAAATGCATATATATTTCCCAAAACAAAAATCGTGAGACTAACTTTTTAAAGTATAGAGTTCCCTTTCAGTagattttaccctttttgacaCAATCTCTCTTCtataattaaagaattattttccttcaaaacatttaaaaataactatttaccAACAGCCTT of the Vigna radiata var. radiata cultivar VC1973A unplaced genomic scaffold, Vradiata_ver6 scaffold_305, whole genome shotgun sequence genome contains:
- the LOC106754933 gene encoding CBL-interacting protein kinase 2; amino-acid sequence: MEQKGGVLMQRYELGRLLGQGTFAKVYHARNLITGMSVAIKIIDKEKILKVGMIEQIKREISVMRLIRHPHVVELYEVMASKTKIYFVMEYVKGGELFDKVSKGKLNQDDARRYFQQLISAVDYCHSRGVCHRDLKPENLLLDEDGNLKVSDFGLSALAETKHQDGLLHTTCGTPAYVAPEVINRRGYDGAKADIWSCGVILYVLLAGFLPFRDPNLMEMYRKIGKGEFKFPNWFAPDVRRLLSKILDPNPKTRISMAKIMESSWFRKGLQKPNITQNKDEELSPLDTDGLFGFCENGDPIEPAKNSKPCNLNAFDIISYSSGFDLSGLFEETDRKKEARFTSDKPASIIISKLEDICKRLRLKLKKKDGGLFKLEGSKVGRKGPLGIDAEIFEITPVFHLVELKKSSGDTLEYQKLLNQEVRPALKDIVWNWQGEQPHQLQHGVLQKEEQETSYPAISELVPQPTA